The following proteins are encoded in a genomic region of Triticum dicoccoides isolate Atlit2015 ecotype Zavitan chromosome 1B, WEW_v2.0, whole genome shotgun sequence:
- the LOC119306763 gene encoding beta-glucosidase 22-like, which produces MRAMPCAVSLIQQLLLVLLLVTPWRGGGATVARALNFTRVDFPGDFVFGAGTSAYQYEGATDEDGRSPSIWDTFTHAGRMPDKSTGDLGADGYHRYKEDVELMSHTGLEAYRFSISWSRLIPRGRGPVNPKGLQYYNNLINELTKRGIQIHVTLYHLDFPQILEDEYHGWLSPRVVDDFTAFADACFREFGDRVRHWTTMDEPNVIAIAAYDSGAFPPCRCSAPFGMNCTTGDSTVEPYTVAHHSILAHASAVRLYRDKYQATQGGVVGMNIYSFWNYPFSPTPADVAATQRSLDFMVGWILDPLVKGDYPEIMKKKAGSRIPSFTKEQSELIRGAIDFVGINHYTSVYVSDGKSGADASLRDYNADMSATFRMSRNDSGTGQFIPINMPNDPQGLQCMLQYLTDTYQNIPIYVQENGYGQFFIDSVNDHNRVEYLSGYIGSTLTALKNGSNVKGYFVWSFLDVFEFMAGYYSRYGLHHVDFQNPELPRQPKLSAKWYSKFLKSEIGINIENMVSPDTRSHAQQ; this is translated from the exons ATGAGGGCCATGCCCTGCGCCGTGTCGCTCATCCAGCAgctgctgctggtgctgctgcTCGTCACGccatggcgaggcggcggcgcgacggTGGCTCGAGCTCTCAACTTCACGAGGGTGGACTTCCCCGGGGACTTCGTATTCGGGGCCGGCACGTCGGCCTACCAG TACGAGGGGGCGACCGACGAAGACGGGAGGAGCCCAAGCATTTGGGACACTTTTACTCATGCAG GGAGGATGCCAGACAAGAGCACCGGCGATTTGGGCGCAGACGGCTACCACAGATACAAG GAGGATGTGGAGCTGATGAGCCACACCGGCCTGGAGGCATACCGGTTCTCCATTTCCTGGTCCAGGCTCATTCCAA GAGGAAGAGGGCCCGTGAATCCTAAAGGGCTACAGTACTACAACAACCTGATAAATGAGTTGACAAAAAGAG GAATCCAGATACATGTCACCCTGTACCACCTCGATTTTCCTCAGATCCTCGAAGACGAGTACCACGGCTGGCTCAGCCCCAGGGTCGT GGATGACTTCACGGCGTTCGCGGACGCGTGCTTCCGGGAGTTCGGGGACCGGGTGCGGCACTGGACCACCATGGACGAGCCCAACGTGATCGCCATCGCCGCCTACGACAGCGGCGCCTTCCCGCCGTGCCGCTGCTCGGCGCCCTTCGGGATGAACTGCACCACGGGGGACTCCACCGTGGAGCCCTACACCGTGGCGCACCACTCCATCCTGGCGCACGCCTCCGCGGTCAGGCTCTACCGGGACAAGTACCAGGCCACGCAGGGGGGCGTCGTCGGCATGAACATCTACAGCTTCTGGAACTACCCGTTCTCCCCCACCCCCGCCGACGTCGCCGCCACGCAGAGGTCGCTCGACTTCATGGTTGGCTG GATCTTGGACCCCTTGGTGAAAGGAGACTACCCTGAGATCATGAAGAAGAAGGCCGGGTCACGGATTCCGTCCTTCACCAAAGAGCAGTCGGAGCTCATCCGTGGGGCCATCGACTTCGTCGGCATCAACCACTACACGTCGGTGTACGTCAGCGATGGGAAGAGCGGCGCCGACGCGAGCCTCCGGGACTACAACGCCGACATGTCTGCTACATTCAGAA TGTCAAGGAATGATAGCGGTACTGGTCAG ttcatccctatcaacatgcccAATGATCCACAAGGGCTGCAATGTATGCTCCAGTACCTCACGGACACATACCAGAACATCCCTATCTATGTCCAAGAAAATG GCTATGGGCAGTTCTTCATCGACTCGGTCAATGATCATAACAGAGTGGAGTACTTAAGTGGGTACATCGGCAGCACACTCACTGCACTCAA GAATGGATCCAACGTGAAGGGCTACTTTGTTTGGTCATTCCTGGATGTGTTCGAGTTTATGGCGGGCTATTATTCGCGATACGGACTGCACCACGTTGATTTTCAGAATCCTGAGTTGCCAAGGCAGCCAAAGCTCTCTGCTAAGTGGTACTCCAAGTTCTTAAAGAGTGAAATTGGGATAAACATAGAGAACATGGTTAGTCCTGACACGAGGTCACATGCTCAACAATGA